The Streptomyces sp. HSG2 genome has a segment encoding these proteins:
- a CDS encoding universal stress protein: protein MTGHEFFEPADRKRPLAEPGSGEPLAAEESRQACDPAFRHGVVVGFDGSRSSERALAYAVGMARRHAAGLIIVHVANRLPASVWAGCEPPVFVDVPDHRTEVLGLELACAEPLGEVPWILVERGGDICHELEQVGREYEADAIVVGCAHGLFARLFGSVAGRLAKRARRPVVVIP, encoded by the coding sequence ATGACCGGTCACGAATTCTTCGAACCCGCGGACCGCAAGCGTCCCCTCGCCGAACCCGGATCGGGCGAGCCCCTGGCGGCGGAGGAATCGCGCCAGGCGTGCGACCCCGCCTTCCGGCACGGGGTCGTCGTCGGTTTCGACGGCTCCAGATCCAGCGAGCGCGCGCTCGCCTACGCCGTCGGCATGGCGCGTCGCCACGCCGCCGGACTGATCATCGTCCATGTCGCCAACCGACTGCCCGCGTCGGTCTGGGCGGGGTGTGAGCCGCCCGTCTTCGTGGACGTCCCCGACCACCGCACCGAAGTCCTGGGCCTTGAGCTGGCCTGTGCCGAGCCCTTGGGCGAGGTGCCGTGGATCCTGGTCGAGCGCGGTGGGGACATCTGCCACGAGCTGGAGCAGGTGGGACGCGAGTACGAGGCCGACGCGATCGTGGTGGGCTGCGCCCACGGGCTCTTCGCGCGGCTCTTCGGCTCGGTCGCCGGGCGGTTGGCCAAGCGGGCGCGTCGGCCGGTGGTGGTCATTCCCTGA
- a CDS encoding helix-turn-helix domain-containing protein has translation MSHDATAAPEAAARKLSGRRRKEIVAVLLFSGGPIFESSIPLSVFGIDRQDAGVPRYRLLVCAGEDGPLRTTGGLELTAPQGLDAIARAGTVVVPAWRSITSPPPEEALDALRRAHEEGARIVGLCTGAFVLAAAGLLDGRPATTHWMYAPTLAKRYPSVHVDPRELFVDDGDVLTSAGTAAGIDLCLHIVRTDHGSEAAGALARRLVVPPRRSGGQERYLDRSLPEEIGADPLAEVVAWALEHLHEQFDVETLAARAYMSRRTFDRRFRSLTGSAPLQWLITQRVLQAQRLLETSDYSVDEVAGRCGFRSPVALRGHFRRQLGSSPAAYRAAYRARRPQGERPADLGAVSMASPRGTGPGEGPVPVTPPQPEPSVPFPPRRTAAPVGAPILSEHARDGYLPVRAGVPGQRGGM, from the coding sequence ATGAGCCACGACGCCACCGCCGCGCCGGAAGCCGCGGCCCGGAAGCTGTCCGGGCGTCGGCGCAAGGAGATCGTCGCGGTGCTGCTCTTCAGCGGCGGTCCCATCTTCGAGAGTTCCATACCACTGTCGGTGTTCGGGATAGACCGCCAGGACGCCGGCGTACCGCGCTACCGACTGTTGGTGTGCGCGGGTGAGGACGGCCCCCTGCGGACCACAGGGGGTCTGGAACTCACCGCGCCACAGGGCCTGGACGCCATCGCCCGCGCGGGCACGGTCGTCGTGCCGGCCTGGCGTTCGATCACGTCGCCTCCGCCGGAGGAGGCGCTCGACGCGCTACGCCGAGCGCACGAGGAGGGCGCTCGTATCGTCGGACTGTGCACCGGGGCCTTCGTCCTGGCCGCCGCCGGACTCCTGGACGGGCGCCCGGCGACGACCCACTGGATGTACGCGCCGACCCTGGCCAAGCGCTACCCGTCGGTCCATGTGGACCCCCGGGAGCTCTTCGTCGACGACGGCGACGTCCTGACCTCGGCGGGCACGGCGGCCGGCATCGACCTCTGCCTGCACATCGTGCGCACCGACCACGGGAGCGAGGCGGCCGGCGCGCTGGCCCGCCGGCTGGTGGTGCCACCGCGACGCAGTGGCGGCCAGGAGCGCTACCTGGACAGGTCTTTACCCGAGGAGATCGGCGCCGACCCACTGGCCGAGGTCGTCGCCTGGGCGCTGGAACACCTCCACGAGCAGTTCGACGTGGAGACGCTGGCGGCGCGCGCGTACATGAGTCGTCGGACCTTCGACCGGCGGTTCCGTTCCCTGACGGGCAGCGCCCCCTTGCAGTGGCTGATCACCCAGCGGGTCCTGCAGGCACAGCGCCTGCTGGAGACCTCCGACTACTCGGTGGACGAAGTCGCCGGGCGGTGCGGCTTCCGCTCCCCGGTGGCACTGCGCGGTCACTTCCGGCGGCAGCTGGGCTCGTCGCCGGCGGCCTACCGGGCGGCCTACCGGGCCCGCCGGCCACAGGGGGAACGCCCCGCGGACCTCGGCGCCGTCTCGATGGCGTCGCCGCGCGGGACGGGCCCCGGCGAGGGCCCGGTCCCGGTGACGCCCCCGCAGCCGGAGCCCTCGGTGCCCTTCCCGCCCCGTCGGACCGCGGCGCCGGTCGGCGCCCCGATCCTGTCGGAGCACGCCCGCGACGGCTATCTGCCCGTCCGCGCCGGGGTGCCGGGGCAGCGCGGCGGGATGTGA
- the orn gene encoding oligoribonuclease: MNDRMVWIDCEMTGLSLSDDALIEVAALVTDSELNVLGDGVDIVVRPPDRALETMPDVVREMHTASGLLTELADGTTLEDAQERVLAYVREHVKEPGKAPLCGNSVGTDRGFLLRDMPALESYLHYRIVDVSSIKELARRWYPRAYFNSPEKNGNHRALADIRESIAELRYYREAVFVPRPGPDSDTAKTIAARHVLPAS, from the coding sequence ATGAACGATCGCATGGTGTGGATCGACTGCGAGATGACCGGCCTCTCGCTGTCGGACGACGCACTCATCGAGGTGGCCGCCCTCGTCACCGACTCCGAGCTGAACGTGCTCGGCGACGGCGTGGACATCGTCGTCCGGCCGCCGGACCGGGCGCTGGAGACCATGCCGGACGTGGTGCGGGAGATGCACACGGCGTCGGGGCTGCTGACCGAACTCGCGGACGGCACGACGCTGGAGGACGCGCAGGAGCGGGTGCTCGCCTACGTACGGGAACACGTCAAGGAGCCCGGCAAGGCGCCCCTGTGCGGCAACTCCGTCGGCACCGACCGGGGCTTTCTCCTCAGGGACATGCCGGCGCTGGAGTCCTATCTCCACTACCGGATCGTCGACGTGTCGTCGATCAAGGAGCTGGCCCGCCGCTGGTATCCCCGGGCCTACTTCAACAGCCCGGAGAAGAACGGGAACCACCGCGCGCTCGCCGACATCCGCGAATCCATCGCGGAGCTTCGCTACTACCGGGAGGCCGTCTTCGTCCCGCGGCCGGGCCCCGACTCGGACACGGCCAAGACCATCGCGGCCAGGCACGTCCTGCCCGCCTCGTAG
- a CDS encoding histidine phosphatase family protein, giving the protein MAPRVLLARHGQTEWSLSGRHTGATDLPLLDEGRRGAESLGARLLGIDAEAPSGLEVRTSPLRRARETCELAGFGERARTWDVLREWDYGSYEGLTPARIAAARPGWLLWRDGAPRGESPAEVSARADEVVAWAREADRDVLVFAHGHILRAVGARWLGLPVGFGARIRLSPASLSVLGWAYGEPAIESWNDVGHLTEV; this is encoded by the coding sequence ATGGCACCGCGCGTCCTGCTGGCCCGGCATGGGCAGACCGAGTGGTCGCTGTCCGGCAGGCACACCGGCGCGACGGACCTGCCGCTGCTGGACGAGGGGCGGCGCGGCGCCGAGTCGCTCGGCGCGCGGCTCCTCGGGATCGACGCGGAGGCCCCGTCCGGCCTGGAGGTACGCACCAGTCCGCTCCGCCGTGCCCGGGAGACGTGCGAACTCGCCGGGTTCGGCGAACGCGCCCGCACCTGGGACGTGCTTCGGGAATGGGACTACGGCTCGTACGAGGGACTGACCCCCGCGAGGATCGCCGCCGCCCGGCCCGGGTGGCTGCTCTGGCGGGACGGCGCGCCGCGGGGGGAGAGCCCGGCGGAGGTGTCCGCCCGCGCCGACGAGGTCGTGGCCTGGGCCAGGGAGGCCGACCGCGATGTGCTGGTCTTCGCCCACGGCCACATCCTGCGGGCCGTCGGGGCGCGGTGGTTGGGGCTCCCGGTGGGGTTCGGGGCGCGGATCCGGCTGAGTCCGGCCTCCCTCTCCGTGCTCGGCTGGGCCTACGGGGAACCCGCCATCGAGAGTTGGAACGACGTGGGGCACCTGACGGAGGTCTGA
- a CDS encoding phosphatase PAP2 family protein: MRHTDIPDAEATARLRWWTELPLILVVYACYSVGRLLVRGDVSDAVDHGLAILRIEQALRLDAEHPLNRLFTREPWIGVPADFWYASLHYLVTPALLVWLFRSRRVRYRAARTWLMTSTFIGMIGFTALPTCPPRLLHERYGFVDTMAQYSSWGWWGSEASAPRGLGGMTNQYAAMPSLHVGWALWCGVILWRYGGTRATKVIAVVYPLVTTVVVMGTANHYFLDAVAGAGVMAVGLWLTPHVTRGVDRLRTRVAERAPDRPSTSITGPRPVAVTPSPIPVPRSGGEAEPPAVGRGCHTLARERIPRGREPGIPAEADAAPAGAGEGAAAPTR, encoded by the coding sequence ATGCGGCACACCGACATACCGGACGCCGAGGCGACCGCCCGGCTCCGCTGGTGGACCGAACTCCCGTTGATCCTCGTGGTCTACGCCTGCTACTCCGTCGGGCGCCTGCTGGTGCGCGGCGACGTCTCGGACGCCGTCGACCACGGGCTGGCCATCCTCCGGATCGAACAGGCGCTCCGCCTCGACGCCGAGCACCCGCTGAACCGACTCTTCACCCGCGAGCCCTGGATCGGCGTCCCCGCCGACTTCTGGTACGCCTCGCTCCACTACCTGGTCACACCGGCGCTGCTGGTGTGGCTCTTCCGGTCCCGGCGGGTGCGCTACCGGGCCGCCCGGACCTGGCTGATGACCTCGACCTTCATCGGCATGATCGGCTTCACCGCGCTGCCCACCTGCCCGCCGCGGCTGCTGCACGAGCGGTACGGCTTCGTCGACACGATGGCGCAGTACAGCTCCTGGGGGTGGTGGGGCAGCGAGGCCAGCGCCCCGCGTGGTCTGGGCGGCATGACCAACCAGTACGCGGCGATGCCCAGCCTTCACGTGGGCTGGGCCCTGTGGTGCGGGGTGATCCTGTGGCGGTACGGGGGCACGCGCGCGACCAAGGTGATCGCCGTGGTCTACCCGCTGGTGACCACGGTGGTGGTGATGGGCACCGCCAACCACTACTTCCTCGACGCCGTCGCCGGGGCGGGCGTGATGGCGGTGGGGCTGTGGTTGACCCCCCACGTCACCCGCGGTGTGGACCGGCTCCGCACCCGGGTCGCCGAGCGGGCACCGGACCGCCCCTCCACCTCGATCACCGGTCCGAGGCCCGTCGCCGTGACGCCCTCTCCCATCCCGGTTCCCCGGTCCGGTGGCGAAGCGGAACCACCCGCTGTCGGTCGCGGATGTCACACTCTCGCGCGTGAGCGAATTCCACGCGGGCGCGAGCCCGGGATCCCCGCCGAGGCCGACGCCGCTCCCGCGGGCGCGGGGGAGGGCGCTGCGGCACCGACTCGCTGA
- a CDS encoding AAA domain-containing protein: MATATEPDSAGPGGAVDPGAEAARATAAILRDTLHGSARGVVVDSPPGAGKSTLVVRAALELVAAGRPLMVVAQTNAQVDDLVLRIAERSPRLPVGRLHSSDADPYDPALDALPQVRKSAKVSELDGLTVVLSTAAKWAHVRVDRPWPHAIVDEAYQMRSDALLAVAGLFEKALFVGDPGQLDPFTTVDGDEWAGLSHDPSASAVSALLAHHPGLPQHRLPVSWRLPASAAPLVSAAFYPFTPFRSGTGPGERELLFAVPPDGSGPDRVIDEAAATGWGLLELPARRTPRTDPEAVGAVASVVRRLLDRRGAATSERGPDPVPLTADRIAVGTAHRDQAAAVRAALERLGVVGVTVDTANRLQGREYDVTVVLHPLSGRPDATTFHLETGRLCVLTSRHRHACVVVCRAGVDDLLDGHPSTEPVRLGVVVRFPDGWEANHAVLAHLARHRVPWSG; this comes from the coding sequence ATGGCGACGGCGACGGAGCCCGATTCCGCCGGCCCCGGTGGCGCGGTAGACCCGGGGGCCGAGGCCGCCCGGGCCACGGCGGCGATCCTCCGGGACACGCTGCACGGCTCCGCGCGCGGGGTCGTCGTGGACTCCCCGCCCGGGGCCGGCAAGTCCACCCTGGTCGTGCGGGCGGCCCTGGAGCTCGTCGCCGCCGGCCGCCCGCTGATGGTGGTGGCGCAGACCAACGCACAGGTGGACGATCTCGTCCTGCGGATCGCCGAGCGAAGCCCGCGGCTTCCGGTGGGTCGCCTGCACAGCAGCGACGCGGACCCCTACGACCCGGCGCTCGACGCGCTGCCGCAGGTACGCAAGTCGGCCAAGGTCTCCGAGCTGGACGGGCTCACCGTGGTCCTGTCGACCGCGGCGAAGTGGGCCCATGTGCGGGTGGACCGGCCGTGGCCGCACGCGATCGTCGACGAGGCGTACCAGATGCGCTCGGACGCGCTGCTGGCCGTGGCGGGCCTGTTCGAGAAGGCGCTGTTCGTCGGCGATCCCGGACAGTTGGACCCGTTCACCACGGTCGACGGCGACGAGTGGGCCGGGCTCTCCCACGATCCGTCGGCCTCGGCGGTCTCGGCGCTCCTGGCGCACCATCCCGGCCTGCCACAACACCGGTTGCCGGTGTCCTGGCGACTTCCGGCGTCGGCGGCTCCGCTCGTCTCCGCCGCCTTCTATCCCTTCACCCCGTTCCGCAGCGGCACCGGACCCGGCGAGCGCGAGCTGCTCTTCGCGGTCCCGCCGGACGGCTCGGGACCGGACCGGGTGATCGACGAGGCGGCGGCCACGGGGTGGGGGTTGTTGGAGCTGCCCGCGCGGCGCACCCCGAGGACGGACCCGGAGGCGGTGGGGGCGGTGGCCTCGGTGGTGCGCCGGTTGCTGGACCGGCGTGGCGCCGCGACATCCGAGCGCGGCCCGGATCCGGTCCCGCTGACCGCCGATCGGATCGCCGTGGGCACGGCCCACCGGGATCAGGCGGCGGCGGTGCGGGCCGCTCTGGAGCGGCTCGGGGTCGTCGGGGTGACCGTCGACACGGCCAACCGCCTGCAGGGGCGCGAGTACGACGTGACGGTCGTGCTGCACCCGCTGTCCGGCCGACCCGACGCCACCACCTTCCATCTGGAGACCGGCCGACTGTGCGTGCTGACGTCGAGGCACCGCCACGCCTGCGTGGTGGTGTGCCGCGCCGGTGTCGACGACCTGCTGGACGGCCATCCCTCCACCGAGCCCGTACGGCTGGGCGTGGTGGTCAGGTTCCCCGACGGATGGGAGGCCAATCACGCGGTGCTGGCCCACCTGGCGCGCCACCGGGTGCCCTGGTCGGGCTGA